The sequence GCAGGCTCGCCTCAACCGGCTGCCCAACGTCGGTGCGTTCCTGACCCAGGGGTATAACTCGGGCCGGAACATCAACCCCGTAACCAACGCCTTCGTTGATCAGGGCGTATTGTCCAACAACTTCCAGGCATCCGTGCAGGCGACTGTCTACAACGGGGGGCTGTTGCAGAACACGATCAAGCAAAACGATCTGCTCCGCCAATCGAACGAGGCTACGGTAAAAGCGACCGAAAACAACGTGATCCTGACCGTCATTCAGCAATACCTGAACGTACTGACGGGGCAGGAGCAACTGGTGGTGGCACAGCGGCAGCGCGACGTGTCGGTAGCACAACTTGACCGTACTCAGAAGCTTGTTAATGCCGGTTCGCTGGCCGAAGCCGAACTGTTTGTGATCCGGGCGACGATTGCCAATGATGAACTGGCCATCGTGAATGCTCAGAATACGATCGAACTGGCGAAACTGGCCCTTCTTCAGGCCATGAACGTACCCGCCGGTGGCCCAACCACCAGCAGCTTCGAGGTCGAAACCGTGAACGTACCTGATCCAACGGTAACGCCCTATGGCACGACATCGGACGATGTGTTTGGCGTGGCTCAGCAGTACATGCCCGATGTGAGAGCCGCCGATCTCCGCGTGAAAAGCGATGCGTTTGGCGTGCAGGTAGCGCGGGCGAGTCTGTTTCCGGTCGTGACGCTGAACGGGAACCTCAGCACCCTTTATTCAAACGTAGGGCTGCAGCGGCGGTTCGATCTGGGAACGGTTACCAACATTGATCAGACGATTCTGGTCAACGGCATTCCTACGACAATCACGACCCAGCAGCCCAATTATCGCTTCGAGAACTACACCTTCTTCGATCAGCTGGGTAACAACCTGAACCGCAGTGTGTCATTGCAGGTGCAGGTGCCAATCTATAACCGATCGCTGGCCCGGACGCGCATTCTGTCGGCCCAACTACAGCAACAGAACTCGGAGATTGCCGCGGCCAATACCCGCCTGCAATTGCGCCAGAACATCGAAACGGCCTATACCAACCTGCGGGCGGCGGGCAACCGTTACCAGGCGACTCTGGCGCAGGTAACGCAACTGGAGCGGGCCTTCAAAGTATCGGAAAGCCGCCTGAACGCGGGCGCGCTCAACTCAACAGACTACAACGTGGCGAAGGGTAACCTCGACCGGGCCCGCGCTGGCCTGGTTCAGGCCAAATACGACTACGTGTTCCGCATTAAGATTTTAGATTTTTACCAGAATAAGCCACTCAATTTTTAGTGAGAGCGTGAAGGAATGAAAGAGTGGGTCTGCGTTTCTGCGACGTACCCACGAAGCCAATCACTCTTTCGCTCTCTCATTCTTTCACTCCTTCACTCTTTATGAAAAAGAAATCAAACCGTATTTGGTGGGTATTGGGTATCGCTGCCGTGTTGTTGATTGGGGGGCTTGTGGCCGCCAAACAAGCCGGCATTATTGGTAAACCACCAACCACGGAAGTCGATTTTGCCGTAGCGCGAACCACCGATATTGTTGAGCGAGTGAGCGCCTCGGGGCGTGTGCAGCCCGAAGTCGAAGTGAAAATCAGCCCCGACGTATCAGGCGAGATCATCGCCATGTACGTAAAAGAGGGCGATCCCGTCAAGGCGGGGCAGATTCTCTGCCGGATCCGCCCCGACAACTACGAATCCTTTTCGGCGCGGGCCGAAGCCACGGTCAACCAGAGCAAAGCCCAACTGGAGCAATCGAAAGCGGGTGTTTTGCAGGCCGAAGCTCGCCTGATCCGCACCAGGGCCGATTACGAACGGAGCCGTAAACTGCTGGCCGACAAAGTCATTTCGCAGGCCGACTTCGAAACCGTCGAGGCCAACTACAATGTAGCCAAACAGGATATCGAAGCCCAGCGGGCCAACGTTCGGGCGGCGCAGTTCAGTATTCAGAGCGCCCAGGCCAGTCTGCGCGACGCGAAAGAAAACCTGCGCAAAACGACGATCTATTCGCCCGTCAATGGTACGGTGTCGAAGCTGAACGTCGAACAGGGCGAACGCGTCGTGGGTACGTCGCAGATGGCCGGTACCGAGATCATGCGACTCGCCAACCTCAACAACATGGAGGTGCGCGTGAATGTCAACGAGAACGACATCGTGCGGGTGACACTGGGCGACACGGCCGACATTGAGGTGGATTCCTATACCACGGCCGGGCGCAAGTTTAAAGGCATTGTGACCGAAGTGGCCAACACGGCCAATGGCCTGGCAGGCAGCACCAACTCAGCCGCGTCGTCGAGCCTGTCGACCGACGCTGTGACGGAGTTTGAAGTCAAAATCAAGATTCTGAACAGTTCATACACCGATCTGTCGGCCAAGCTGGGTGGGCGAGGCTTCCCGTTCAAGCCGGGTATGACGGCTTCCGTCGAGATCATCACCGACCGCCGTTCGGGCGTCTTGTCGGTACCCATCGCGGCTGTAACCACCCGCGCCGACAGCACGAAGATGGCCGCCAAACCCGCTAACGACGATAACGAGGAGCAGCCGACCGCCGCACCGAAAAACGTGAAGGAAATCGTGTTTGTGGCCGAAAATGGCAAAGCCGCCCAGCGCGAGGTGAAAACCGGTATCAGTGACTTCGAAAACATTCAGATTCTATCGGGCCTGAAAAAAGGCGATCAGGTGATTGCCGGACCTTTTCTGGCGGTTTCTAAAAAACTCAAAGCCGGCGATCTGGTTGTGAAAAGAGACCCGAATAAGGTCAAGAAGGAATGATGATTCAACGGTTACGGTTTAACCGTTGAACAGTAAACGCTGGCTCGATGCACGGTACCATTATTCACTATGATACGCTGACCCAATGTGGCCTGCTTCGGACAGAGGCAGGTCAATTGCATTATTTCCGGCGCGACGACGTGGCCGAGGCGACGGGTTTTGCCGCTGGTCGGCAGGTGTCGCTTCGCGCGGGTACGCTCGCCGACACGGGCGGTAGTCAGATGGACATCGTGGAAGGGCTGGCGGCCATACGGCACGTCGAGCAGGCCCGCCGCGTGGGTACGTTGCCTGCTCAGCCCGCACCACCACCGCCCAAACGCGCTACCCAGTCGATCAGTTGGGTCGGTGGCTGGCTCTCGCTTGCGGCGCTGCTTTGCCTGCTGCTGGCGGGGGGGAATCAGTTTAGCGAGCCATCGGTGTATGCCGCTGCCGCTCCCAAACTCATCGGGTCGGTGTTCGGCGTGGCGGCGGCTGTGTTGCTGGTTATCCTCGCAATTTTGTTCTTTACACACAAAACGCGCCGCCTCGTACGTTGGACATACTGGCTGACGGTCTGGAGTTCGCTCTTCGCCTACATTGCCCAAACAATCGACGGGTTCGAGATCGATGCCGCCGCTACCTGCTACGGCTACTCGCTCATCGCCCTGTTGGTTGCGGTGTTTTTTGTCCGAAAATGATCCATTATCCTCGTCACCACACGACCCGTTACATGAAGTTTACCGCCCTTACGCTCGCCATTGCCTTATTGATGACCGCCTGTGGTGGCGGAAAGAAACGCGATAAACAGGAAGCGAGTACGCCCACAAAAACCGAGCAGGTCGGCAAGGTTCATTTCTTTCTGGAAACATCGGCCAGCATGGGGGGCTACCTCAACGGTGGCACTACGTTCAAAGACGTCGTTTCGGACGTAGTGACGAAAGCCAACCAACTACGACCCGTATCGCTCAACACCATTTCGGGAAAGACGCAGCCGGTATCGGGCGACGTCAATACGTTTGTGGCGCAGATGGCGACAACGCCGCTGGCAACGGGCAAAAGCTCGGAGCTCCACAAGATTTTCCGGGAAGTGGGGGAGCGCGCCAAAGGCAACGACGTGGCCATTTTCGTGTCGGACTGCATTCTGTCCTTTCCCGACGCCGACATCAAGCGTGACCCCGAAGTGAACCGAAACAACGCGTCGAGCACGCTGAAAAACAGCATTTACGATCAGTTTGCCACCTTCAGCAAGCAGGGAATTGGCGCCACGGTGCTGGCCTACACCTCGCCGTTCAACGGCACGTATTACACCTACCAGAATCAGAAACAAAAACTGGCAGGCGAGCAGCGGCCCTTCTACATCTGGATTATTGGCAAGCAAAGCCTCGTGGGTACGTTCGCCGGCCAATTGCTCGAAAGCCTGTCGACAACCCCGGCCAAACGACTCGATTTCGGCGCGGCGGGTGCCCTGAAAGCCTACGACCTGTTGTTCAGCGCCAACAAAAGCGGCGACTGGCGGGCCGAACGCAACAACGTGACGGAGATCGAAATGGGCCGCAAAGCCAAGCCCGTCGAGTTTGCCATCGCCGTGAATCTGAACGCGCTGCCCGGCTACGCGCAGGAAGAGACGTACCTGCAAAAGAACCTGAATGTGGCGGTCGACAATGGGGCCGTGAAACTGGTGAAAGTGCAGCGCAAAGCGGCCCTCAACACCGACCGTATGAGCGATCGGGAGCAAAAACTCCTCAGCCAGAATACGCACGTGCTGACCTTCCACGTTGATAATCTATTCGACGAAACCGCCACGGTGACGCTGAAACTGCCCGTGCGGTTCGATTCGTGGTACACCAACTGGTCGACAATGGACGACCGGACGGCGACCGGGCGGCAGGGCAAAACCTTCGCCCTCGAACACCTGATGACCGGCGTGCGCGAAGCCTACCAAACCAGTGGCAATGAGTTTGCCGCTATGAGCATTAAACTGAGCAAAAACTAAATGCACAATGTAGAATTGACAATGCACAATGATTGGCTGAACCGTGTTGACCACAACAGGCATTGTGCATTGTCAATTCTACATTGTGCATTTCTCATCCCCCATGTTCCAATCGATCTACGAACTCTTCCTGGGTCAGAATAACGACCCAATTTATGCCGACGAAATTTTCACGCCCGTGGGCACCATGACCGTGCTGGTGGCGTTGGTCGTGGCGGCGGTGTTTTACGTGGCACTAGGCCGCTGGAAACCCGTTTTTCACCGCACGCTGCACTGGGCGCTCACGCTCGTAGGGGTGCTGATCTTCGGGTATGCCTACGCCGTCTGGTACGCCAAAGACCGCACCGGTGCCGACGATGCCGACTCCTACATGACGAGCTTCGGCGGGGTCAACGTGTTGCTGGCGGCTATTCTGTTCTTTTTGTTCTCGCTGGGCCTTCGCTACGCCTCGATTTTCGCCCGCAGAACGCCATTTTAATTAATGGACAATGCACGATGGATCATGTACGATGAATAGTGTACAATGTACAATGGCTTGCGAATGAGCAACTTTTGCCTAAGCGGAGATTCATTGTACATTATCCATTGTGCATCGTACATTATCCATCGTGCATTGTCCATTCCCTTCTTATGAAACTCTTCCTTTTCGGCATTGGGGGCACTGGAGCCCGTGTGTTACGCTCGCTGACGATGTTGCTGGCGGCGGGGGCCAACGTACCTGCCGACCTGACGATCATCCCGATTCTGCTGGACATGGACATGCAGAATGGCGACACCGAGCGGGCCCTTCGGCTGGTTGAATTATACCGGAGCCTGCGGGCGGGCGGCTACCCCAACGGCCCGCAGGACCACAACGGTCGTCGCCCATTTTTTGGCACGAACCTGCAACCGCTGGGTACGTTGCAGGCCGACAACGCGCAGCAGCAGATCGGCGATTCGGTGCTGCCCAAACTCACCGACCATCAGGGGACGTTCGAAGAGTTTCTGAACGTGAGCAGCATGGACGAAATCGACCGCGAATTTCTGAAGCTGCTCTACGACAACTCGGCCAAGCCGACCAACGCCGAACTGAAGCTGAACCTCTCGGTGGGCTTCAAGGGCAATCCGAACATCGGCAGCGTGGTGTTCAACGCGCTTGAAGATTCGCCCGTCTACAAGTACTTCACGGGTGCCTTCAACGATCAGACCGACCGGATTTTTGTTATCAGCTCGATCTTCGGTGGAACGGGCTCGGCGGGGTTTCCGCAACTAGTGAAGCTGTTGCAGCACCCCAGCCAGAAAATGCCCATCCGCAACGCCAAAAAGGGGGCGGTGACGGTGATGCCCTATTTTGCGCTGGAAGAAAACAGCCAAAGTGCCATCGACCAGAACCGGTTTCTGTCGAAGACCAAGGCGGCGCTCTCGTACTACCAGAGCCAGATCGACCTCGACGCGCTTTATTACATCGGCGACCGGCCCGGTGCCAAGCTGTACCCCAATGTGGAGGGTGGGGCCAAACAGGCTAACAATGCGCACGTGGTGGAAATGCTCGCCGCCGAGGCCGTCCTCGACTTCGCCCGGCGTGGCCCCGGCGAGTTCAGCACCGACAAGCGGTACCTGGAATATGGCCTGCGCCGCAACGACCGCAGCCTCGATTTGCCTCACTTCGCCGATGGTACGTACCAGAATCTGCTGGAGCCTATGGTTCGGTTCACCTACGCCGCCAAGTTCTACACCGACTTTCTGCCGAATAACTTGGGCGAGGCGTTTGCCAAAAACCTGAACCTGCCCCAGACCCTGCGCTCAGGTACGTTCTACACCTCGCTGGATAACTTCATCAACGCCTACAAAGCGTGGTTGCGTGAGCTGTCGGCCAACGATCGCAGCTTTGCCCCGTTTGACCTCGACACCGATTTCAACGGCTTGGTCCGGTCGAAGCGGATCGAGACCGGCTTTTTCAACAAAGGCATCAGCGAGGGCTTTTTGCAGGATGCCGCTGGCAAGGGCGAGAATAGCCTGAAGGCCGCTTTCCCAACCAATGAGGCCCGTTTTATGCAATTGTTGATGGAAGTGGCCGATAAATGCGTTGAGAAATTAGGACCGCTCAACCGGCAACTGGCCGACGTATGATTTACCCCCCGCCCTGAAGGGAGCCCGCTGGCTGCCGTACCGAGCATACGCCAGCGGGCTCCTTTCAGGGCGGGGGGTAAATAACTGAGCGGAGGAGATTAGATGTAAACAACGATCCCACCAGTATGGCTACAGACATGTTTTTCGGCGCGCAACCTGTTTTATTTGAACAGGCTAAACAGTTAAGGGAAGCCATGACGCCTGCCGAGTTGCTACTCTGGGAGCAGTTGAGACAGAACAAGCTCGACGGGTTTCGGTTTAAAGCGCAGCATCCGATTGCTTATTTTATCGCTGACTTTTATTGCCATAAAGCCCGATTGATAATTGAAGTCGACGGAGGGGTGCACGACGTACCTGAACAGATTGAGTATGACAAAAATCGCACCTACCTGCTCAACGAACTGGGATTAACGGTCATTCGCTTTCGCAACG comes from Fibrella aestuarina BUZ 2 and encodes:
- a CDS encoding TolC family protein, translating into MNMRLLPYLRLSAAGLALAALLGHPSVFAQTAGTPPAASATPGEGQRVPQRLGLQTCIDIALQNNLTLRQSQIQLRNSELQLRQARLNRLPNVGAFLTQGYNSGRNINPVTNAFVDQGVLSNNFQASVQATVYNGGLLQNTIKQNDLLRQSNEATVKATENNVILTVIQQYLNVLTGQEQLVVAQRQRDVSVAQLDRTQKLVNAGSLAEAELFVIRATIANDELAIVNAQNTIELAKLALLQAMNVPAGGPTTSSFEVETVNVPDPTVTPYGTTSDDVFGVAQQYMPDVRAADLRVKSDAFGVQVARASLFPVVTLNGNLSTLYSNVGLQRRFDLGTVTNIDQTILVNGIPTTITTQQPNYRFENYTFFDQLGNNLNRSVSLQVQVPIYNRSLARTRILSAQLQQQNSEIAAANTRLQLRQNIETAYTNLRAAGNRYQATLAQVTQLERAFKVSESRLNAGALNSTDYNVAKGNLDRARAGLVQAKYDYVFRIKILDFYQNKPLNF
- a CDS encoding efflux RND transporter periplasmic adaptor subunit → MKKKSNRIWWVLGIAAVLLIGGLVAAKQAGIIGKPPTTEVDFAVARTTDIVERVSASGRVQPEVEVKISPDVSGEIIAMYVKEGDPVKAGQILCRIRPDNYESFSARAEATVNQSKAQLEQSKAGVLQAEARLIRTRADYERSRKLLADKVISQADFETVEANYNVAKQDIEAQRANVRAAQFSIQSAQASLRDAKENLRKTTIYSPVNGTVSKLNVEQGERVVGTSQMAGTEIMRLANLNNMEVRVNVNENDIVRVTLGDTADIEVDSYTTAGRKFKGIVTEVANTANGLAGSTNSAASSSLSTDAVTEFEVKIKILNSSYTDLSAKLGGRGFPFKPGMTASVEIITDRRSGVLSVPIAAVTTRADSTKMAAKPANDDNEEQPTAAPKNVKEIVFVAENGKAAQREVKTGISDFENIQILSGLKKGDQVIAGPFLAVSKKLKAGDLVVKRDPNKVKKE
- a CDS encoding endonuclease domain-containing protein; the protein is MATDMFFGAQPVLFEQAKQLREAMTPAELLLWEQLRQNKLDGFRFKAQHPIAYFIADFYCHKARLIIEVDGGVHDVPEQIEYDKNRTYLLNELGLTVIRFRNASILTDINQVLTTIRSYLS